In the genome of Raphanus sativus cultivar WK10039 chromosome 4, ASM80110v3, whole genome shotgun sequence, one region contains:
- the LOC108831644 gene encoding uncharacterized protein LOC108831644 codes for MAQLKFEDAMHNAPNAGELAQVTELVKATKMELDQARVQVSELQAEVERLGSKADIQQGKIESQAIDIQVKGRKIAELDSARKIAEYQVRELITSSQDNLRNKEVEVKLAVRRGKREVAEAYNKILASVKEKFSKKKDEVDLQIYAQELQANTELLKDMLNNEIKSAEEEYNRLMALMPEAAAAYEKVQVSDFSITPVETTPGDDDKEMEEEVPDKENEPVEADKYVEKSSGDKEG; via the exons ATGGCTCAATTGAAATTTGAGGATGCTATGCACAATGCCCCCAATGCTGGAGAATTAGCTCAGGTTACTGAGCTAGTCAAAGCTACCAAGATGGAGCTTGATCAGGCTCGGGTTCAGGTCTCTGAACTTCAAGCCGAGGTCGAGAGACTTGGTTCCAAGGCCGACATTCAGCAAGGGAAGATCGAGAGTCAAGCGATCGATATCCAGGTGAAGGGTAGGAAGATTGCTGAGTTGGAttctgctcggaagatagctgAGTATCAGGTCAGGGAGCTGATTACTTCATCTCAAGACAACCTGAGGAACAAGGAAGTCGAGGTCAAGCTAGCCGTTAGGAGAGGAAAGAGGGAGGTAGCTGAAGCTTATAACAAGATCTTAGCTTccgtcaaggagaagttctccaagaagaaggatgaggTTGACCTTCAGATTTACGCTCAGGAGCTTCAGGCAAATaccgagctcctgaaagatATGCTGAACAACGAGATCAAGAGTGCTGAAGAAGAGTACAATCGTTTGATGGCTCTGATGCCGGAAGCGGCTGCTGCGTACGAAAAGGTTCAAGTCTCAGATTTCTCGAtca ccccagtcgaaacCACCCCGGGAGATGACGATaaggagatggaggaagaaGTTCCTGACAAGGAGAATGAACCAGTCGAGGCAGATAAGTATGTTGAGAAGAGTTCTGGTGATAAGGAAGGTTAA